DNA sequence from the Candidatus Polarisedimenticolia bacterium genome:
GGCCCCCGATCCATCCCGGCTCGCCGCGTTGCGCCTCGCTTGCGTACCGCCTTGGGTACGCGACGCTCTGGCGCGCCTTGCGATCCGGGCGCCTCGGCGACCTCGGTGTTAACATGATTTCCGAAACGCAACACTAGCGGCCCGCCGCGGGCCCCGGAGATTCCTTTGGCCTTCATCAACATCGGATTCGACGTTCAAGAGCGGATCGCCACCCTCACCATCGACCGCCCCGCCGTGCGCAACGCCCTGGACGAGCCGACCGCCCGTGAGATCGAGCAGGCGCTCGCCGAGGCCGAAGAAAACCCGGACGTGTCGGTCGTCGTCTTCACGGGCGGAGGCGAGAAAGTCTTCGTCTCCGGCGCCGATCTGCGTGACCTCCAGTACCGCCGATCGAGGCAGGCTCTCGAAGCCTGCCTCAACCGCCTCTTCGCCCGCGTCGACTCCTTCCCCAAGCCCACCATCGCCTCGCTCAACGGCCACGCCCTGGGCGGCGGGATGGAGCTGGCGCTCGCCTGCGATTTTCGGATCGCCGTCGCCGGCTCGAAGCTGGGGTTCCCCGAGGTGAGCCTCGGGATCCTTCCCGGCGCCGGAGGGACACAGCGCCTGCCGCGTCTGGTGGGGCTCGGCCGCGCGAAAGCGCTGATCCTGACCGGCGATCCGATCGATGCCGAGCAGGCGCTGTCGATGGGACTCGTGAACCAGGTGGTTCCCCGCGACGAGCTGGCGCGGGCGACGCGGATTCTGGCGGCGAAAATCGCCTCGCGGGCTCCGCTCGCGCTGCGGCTCGCCAAGGCGGCGCTGAACCTCTCCTCCGAGGTCCCGCTGGGGTCGGGGCTCTCCTTCGAAATCCTTTCGCAGACCATCCTGTTCGAGACGAAGGACAAGAAAGAGGGGATCGCCGCCTTCCTGGAGAAGCGCAAGCCCAACTTCCAAGGTGATTAGGATTGGCAGGTCGAGCCGCCGAGACGGTTTGAAAAGTCGGGACGAGGGGTGTTAGATTGCCCGAACCCTGAGGCCCGGTGACTCGAGCACGCAGATACCGGAATTCCTCGAAGCGTTCGGCGGTTTAAGGCACGGCGCGCCTCCCCGCGCGCCGCTCCACGGCAGGAGTCCTCATCGCGCGACGGAGGCTGAAAAACGTGGCACCAGCGTCGGAAGGCGGAATGAAGTTCGACGTCGTCGTCATCGGGGCGGGGCCGGGCGGCTACACGGGCGCCATCCGGGCCGCCCAGCTCGGGATGAAGACGGCGATCGTCGAGCTGGATCCGAATCTCGGCGGGACCTGCCTGCTGCGCGGCTGCATCCCCACCAAGGCCCTTCTCCAGAGCGCGGCGCTGCATCATTCCATCCGGCAGGCGGGCGATTTCGGCCTGCGGGTCGGGGACGTGCAGGTCGATTTCCCCGCCGTCCAGAAACGGAAGGCGGGCGTCGTCGAGCGCCTCGCCAAAGGGGTCGCGTTCCTGATGAAAAAGAACGGCATCCAGGTCTTTGAAGGGACCGGCCGCATCGAAGGCCCGGGCCGCGTCGCCGTCCTGTCCCGGTCGGGCAAGAGCCAGATCCTGGAGGCGAAGAACGTCCTTCTGGCGACCGGCTCGGAGGCCAAGGGGCTGCCGGGGATCGAGCCCGACGGCAAGCGGATCCTGACCTCCGATCAGATTCTCGAGCTGACGGCCGTCCCGAAGACGCTGCTGATCCTCGGGGCGGGCGCCGTGGGCGTCGAGTTCGCCTCGATCTACGCGTCGTTCGGCTCGAAGGTCACGCTCGTCGAGCTGCTTCCCCGCATCGTTCCCGGCGAGGACGAGGAGGTCTCGAAGGAGCTGGAGCGCTGCTTCCGGAAGCGCGGCATCGAGATCGTCACCCACGCCAGGGTCGAGAAAGCCGCGACGACGCCGCGCGGCGTGGAGATTTCGCTGACCGCCGGGAACGATGCGGGAAAGAGCCGATCGCTCTCCGCGGAGCTTCTTCTCCTCGGCGTCGGCCGCCGGCCGAAGAGCGAGCCTCTCGGATTGGGGAAGACGCGGGTCATCGTGGAGAAGGGATTCGTCCGGACCGACACGGAGTACCGGACCGCTGAGCCCGGAATCTGGGCCGTCGGAGACCTCGTGGGGAAGGCCCCGCTCGCGCACGTCGCTTCCCACGAGGCGGTCGCCGCGGTGGAGGCGATGGCGGGACAGAAGCCTCATCCCATCAACTACGATCACGTCCCCTGGTGCACGTATTGCGAGCCCGAGGTGGCGCGCGTGGGGCTGACCGAGACGCAGGCCAGGGAGCGCGGCTTCGACGTGAAGACCGGGAAATTCCCCTTCACGGCGCTCGGCCGGGCGCTCATCCTGGGCGAGAACGAGGGGTTCGTGAAGCTGGTGACCGACGCGAAATACGGGGAGGTTCTGGGCGTCCACATCATCGGTCCCCGCGCGACGGAGCTGATCGCCGAAGGGGCGGCCCTGCTCCGGCTGGAGGCGGTGAACGAGGAAATCCTCGCGATCGTCCACGCCCACCCGACCCTTTCCGAGGCCGTGGGCGAAGCCGCCCTCGACGTCCTCGGGCGCTCCCTCAATCGCTGAGACCGGCGGGAAGACAAGGAGAAACAGGCCGATGGCCGAGACCGCGACCTACCTCGAGGCGATCCGCCAGGGCCTCTGGGAGGAGATGGAGCGGGACGACAGGGTCTTCTGCCTCGGCGAGGACATCGCCGCGTACGGCGGCGCTTTCAAGCTCACGCGCGGCTTCCTCGAGCGCTTCGGCGCGCGGCGCGTCATCGACACTCCGATCGCCGAATCGGCGATCGTCGGGGCGGCGATCGGCGCCTCGATGATGGGCATGCGGCCGGTGGCGGAGATGCAGTTCATCGATTTCATCGCCTGCGCCTTCAACCAGATCACCAACTTCGCCGCCAAGAGTCGCTGGCGCTGCGGCGCGGCCGTTCCGATCGTCATCCGCGGCCCGGCGGGCGCCGGCGTTCGGGGCGGTCCGTTCCACTCCCAGAGCCCTGAGATGCACTTCGTGCACACTCCGGGGCTGAAGGTGGTGGTCCCGTCGACCCCGCGCGACGCGAAAGGGCTCATCAAGGCGGCGATCCGGGACGAGGATCCGGTGATCTACCTGGAGCACAAGCTGCTCTACCGCCTTCCGCGGATCAAAGAGGCTCTGCCGGAAGACGATTACGTCGTCCCTATCGGCAAGGCGGCGCTAGTCCGCGAGGGGAAGGATCTCTCGATGATCGCCTACGGCGCCATGGTGCTCCACTGTCTCGACGCCGCCGAGGCCCTGGCGCGGGAGGGGGTCGACGCCGAGGTGCTCGACCTCCGCACGCTCCTGCCGCTCGACGAGCCGGCGATCGAGGCGACCGCCCGGAAGACGGGGAAGGTCCTCGTGGTCCACGAGGACACCAAGACCGGCGGGATCGCGGGAGAGATCGCGGCCTTGATTAATGAAAAGGCCTTCGAATCGCTCGACGCTCCGGTGTTGCGCGTCACCTCGCCCGACGCGCCGATCCCGTACAGCGCGCCGCAGGAGGATTCTTTCCTGCCGAACGCCGCCAAGGTCCTGGAGGCGGCGCGGGGGCTGGCGGCGTACTAGCTCCCCGGGACCGGCTCCGGGAGCCTTCCAGGCACTCATGTTTCGGAGGACCGACATGAAAGTCGACGTCATCATGCCCCAGATGGGGGAGAGCATCCAGGAAGGGACCGTCGTCCGCTGGCTGAAGAAGATCGGCGATTCGGTCAAGCGCGACGAGCCGATCCTGGAGATCTCGACCGACAAGGTGGACGCCGAGATACCCTCCCCCGCCGCCGGCGTGCTCTCCGAGATCACCGTGGAGGAGGGGAAGACGGTGGAGATCAAGACGGTCCTGGGAAAGGTGGAGACCGAGGCGGGCGCCGCCTCCGCCAAGCCGCCGGAAGCGAAGCAGGAAAAGCAGCAGGAAGAGAAAGAGGAGAAGCCGGCCGATCGCGGCGCGGCGAAGCAGGCGGCCGCGCCCGCCGCCGAAAAGCCCGCGCCGGCGGCGACGCCCAAGCAGGAATCCCGCCCCGCCTCCCCGCCGCCTGAGCCCCGCCCGCAGGCCGACGGCGCGGAGGGCTCGAAGACGCGATCCTCCCCCCTGGTCCGGCGGATGGCGCAGGAGCACGACGTCGACGTCGCCTCGATCGCCGGGACCGGAATAGCCGGACGGGTGACGAAGAAGGACATCGAGGCGCATCTTACGGCTCGCGGGGGCGAGCACGCCGGCGCCAAGAGCGCCTCGGCGCCGGCTGCGGCGGCGGGGGCGCGGGAGCGCGCCGAGCCGCTGTCGGTCATGCGCCGGAAGATCGC
Encoded proteins:
- the lpdA gene encoding dihydrolipoyl dehydrogenase; its protein translation is MKFDVVVIGAGPGGYTGAIRAAQLGMKTAIVELDPNLGGTCLLRGCIPTKALLQSAALHHSIRQAGDFGLRVGDVQVDFPAVQKRKAGVVERLAKGVAFLMKKNGIQVFEGTGRIEGPGRVAVLSRSGKSQILEAKNVLLATGSEAKGLPGIEPDGKRILTSDQILELTAVPKTLLILGAGAVGVEFASIYASFGSKVTLVELLPRIVPGEDEEVSKELERCFRKRGIEIVTHARVEKAATTPRGVEISLTAGNDAGKSRSLSAELLLLGVGRRPKSEPLGLGKTRVIVEKGFVRTDTEYRTAEPGIWAVGDLVGKAPLAHVASHEAVAAVEAMAGQKPHPINYDHVPWCTYCEPEVARVGLTETQARERGFDVKTGKFPFTALGRALILGENEGFVKLVTDAKYGEVLGVHIIGPRATELIAEGAALLRLEAVNEEILAIVHAHPTLSEAVGEAALDVLGRSLNR
- a CDS encoding alpha-ketoacid dehydrogenase subunit beta, which encodes MAETATYLEAIRQGLWEEMERDDRVFCLGEDIAAYGGAFKLTRGFLERFGARRVIDTPIAESAIVGAAIGASMMGMRPVAEMQFIDFIACAFNQITNFAAKSRWRCGAAVPIVIRGPAGAGVRGGPFHSQSPEMHFVHTPGLKVVVPSTPRDAKGLIKAAIRDEDPVIYLEHKLLYRLPRIKEALPEDDYVVPIGKAALVREGKDLSMIAYGAMVLHCLDAAEALAREGVDAEVLDLRTLLPLDEPAIEATARKTGKVLVVHEDTKTGGIAGEIAALINEKAFESLDAPVLRVTSPDAPIPYSAPQEDSFLPNAAKVLEAARGLAAY
- a CDS encoding dihydrolipoamide acetyltransferase family protein encodes the protein MKVDVIMPQMGESIQEGTVVRWLKKIGDSVKRDEPILEISTDKVDAEIPSPAAGVLSEITVEEGKTVEIKTVLGKVETEAGAASAKPPEAKQEKQQEEKEEKPADRGAAKQAAAPAAEKPAPAATPKQESRPASPPPEPRPQADGAEGSKTRSSPLVRRMAQEHDVDVASIAGTGIAGRVTKKDIEAHLTARGGEHAGAKSASAPAAAAGARERAEPLSVMRRKIAEHMVASKRTSAHVHSFFEVDYSAVDRIRREKKDRFFEQHGVKLTYLPFILLATVEALKAWPVVNATVDGDNLITKKDINLGVAVALDWGLIVPVIRNAEEKNLAGLARATADLAERARAKKLLPEEVQGGTFTITNPGVFGSLFGTPIINQPQLAILGVGAIERRLKVIEDSIAIRTLGYLSIGFDHRIIDGAVADQFTAHIKKTLESFDPQLV
- a CDS encoding enoyl-CoA hydratase-related protein, whose protein sequence is MAFINIGFDVQERIATLTIDRPAVRNALDEPTAREIEQALAEAEENPDVSVVVFTGGGEKVFVSGADLRDLQYRRSRQALEACLNRLFARVDSFPKPTIASLNGHALGGGMELALACDFRIAVAGSKLGFPEVSLGILPGAGGTQRLPRLVGLGRAKALILTGDPIDAEQALSMGLVNQVVPRDELARATRILAAKIASRAPLALRLAKAALNLSSEVPLGSGLSFEILSQTILFETKDKKEGIAAFLEKRKPNFQGD